A single genomic interval of Bacillota bacterium harbors:
- the speE gene encoding polyamine aminopropyltransferase has product MTFWLIEDHTPGYSVKWRIHKTIYTEQTAYQHLAIIDTVEFGRALVLDGIIQTTVSDEFIYHEMIAHVPMFTHPNPRQVLIVGGGDGGTAREVLKHPTVEKVDLVEIDERVVAVCRTYLPETACAFADARVNVIIENGLDYVGKQKGKYDVLIVDSSDPVGPATELFRKEFYDSVFRSLKDDGLFVAQTDSPFFSQKIFQRINRDIRSIFPRVNVYLACVPSYISGYWSFTLGSKFYHPLQDYRVNNLIKTRYYTPELHKACFVLPRFIQELVEGKE; this is encoded by the coding sequence GTGACATTCTGGCTTATAGAAGACCATACCCCGGGATATAGCGTAAAATGGCGTATTCACAAAACGATTTATACGGAGCAGACTGCTTACCAGCACCTTGCAATTATCGATACTGTTGAATTCGGACGGGCTTTAGTTTTAGACGGGATTATCCAGACAACCGTTTCAGATGAGTTTATTTATCATGAAATGATTGCTCATGTACCTATGTTCACCCATCCAAATCCGCGCCAGGTTCTGATTGTGGGTGGGGGTGACGGAGGGACCGCCCGTGAGGTTTTAAAACATCCAACTGTCGAGAAAGTTGATCTGGTAGAAATTGACGAACGGGTGGTAGCTGTTTGCCGGACCTATTTACCAGAAACAGCCTGTGCTTTTGCAGATGCAAGAGTTAATGTGATTATTGAGAACGGTCTGGATTATGTAGGTAAACAAAAAGGGAAATATGATGTCTTAATTGTAGATTCGTCGGATCCGGTGGGGCCGGCGACAGAGCTTTTTAGGAAGGAGTTCTATGATAGCGTCTTCCGTTCCCTTAAAGATGATGGTTTGTTTGTGGCACAAACCGATTCACCTTTTTTCAGTCAGAAAATTTTTCAAAGAATTAATCGGGATATCAGGTCGATTTTTCCGCGGGTAAATGTCTATTTAGCCTGTGTCCCCAGTTATATCAGCGGGTACTGGAGTTTTACCCTTGGCTCCAAATTCTACCATCCCCTGCAGGACTACCGTGTCAATAATTTAATTAAAACCAGATATTATACTCCGGAGTTACATAAGGCTTGTTTTGTTTTGCCCCGGTTTATCCAGGAGCTTGTAGAAGGGAAAGAATAA
- a CDS encoding sodium:solute symporter family protein: MKWIAVIIYVLIILCLSLITVKKVRTVEDFFLGNRSIGSWASAFAYGTTYFSAVVFIGYAGKVGWGFGFSSLWIAVGNAIIGGYLAWRLLARRTRELTARLKALTMPEFLAVRFDSPSLQYFAAALIFIFLIPYSASVYMGLSYLIENIFGIPFTLALLVMALLTAFYLVMGGYFAVALVDLFQGSIMALGAIFLIFFVTKSPHVGGLFTGLQRLAEINPGFTELVGPPGLLPLFALVFLTSFGCWGLPQMVQKFYSVKNEAAIRRAQVITTTFALLIAGAAYYTGAWSRLFFSTEPLWQGRPNPDLIIPQMLQAILPEWVGALILLLVLSASMSTLSSLVLVSSSALVVDIFKPLFPNWKEKYFVGLMRVLCIVFITLSLYLAVTPTIILVLMALSWGTLAGAFLGPYLYGLYWRKATKAAAWAGLIIGLVTSLGLAFYFKLDALWVPVSGSLAMLLPLGIIPLVSFFTKAFPESHLEKIFGEGEFAKESEAEKGLSFSS, encoded by the coding sequence ATGAAATGGATAGCTGTTATTATTTACGTCCTCATCATTCTTTGTTTAAGTTTAATTACAGTAAAAAAGGTGCGCACGGTAGAAGATTTTTTTCTTGGAAATCGTTCTATTGGTTCGTGGGCTTCCGCTTTTGCGTATGGAACAACTTATTTTTCTGCAGTAGTTTTTATTGGATATGCAGGTAAAGTAGGGTGGGGTTTTGGTTTCTCTTCTTTATGGATAGCAGTGGGTAACGCGATCATTGGAGGCTACTTGGCCTGGCGTCTGCTGGCGCGTCGAACACGAGAGTTGACCGCGAGATTAAAGGCATTAACAATGCCCGAATTTTTAGCAGTTCGTTTTGACAGTCCCTCGCTCCAGTATTTTGCAGCAGCACTTATCTTTATTTTTTTAATTCCCTACTCGGCTTCGGTCTACATGGGTTTAAGTTATTTGATTGAAAATATTTTTGGGATTCCATTTACGCTAGCCCTTTTAGTGATGGCCTTACTTACTGCTTTCTACCTTGTGATGGGAGGATATTTTGCGGTTGCTTTAGTAGATTTATTTCAAGGTTCAATTATGGCGTTGGGTGCGATTTTTTTAATCTTTTTTGTGACAAAGAGCCCTCATGTAGGAGGCTTGTTTACGGGATTACAGCGCTTAGCAGAGATCAATCCCGGTTTCACGGAATTGGTGGGCCCCCCTGGATTGTTACCACTGTTTGCGCTAGTTTTCCTTACAAGCTTCGGGTGCTGGGGGTTGCCTCAAATGGTTCAGAAATTTTACTCGGTTAAGAATGAAGCCGCGATTCGGAGGGCACAGGTGATTACCACTACTTTTGCCCTTCTGATTGCTGGTGCTGCTTATTATACAGGAGCGTGGAGCCGGTTATTTTTTTCAACAGAACCCCTTTGGCAGGGAAGGCCGAACCCTGATTTAATTATTCCCCAAATGCTTCAAGCCATTCTTCCAGAATGGGTTGGTGCTTTAATTTTACTCCTTGTTTTATCTGCCTCAATGTCTACTTTATCCTCTCTTGTTTTGGTTTCAAGTTCCGCTCTTGTAGTTGACATTTTTAAGCCACTCTTCCCTAACTGGAAAGAAAAGTACTTTGTCGGGTTAATGCGTGTCTTGTGTATTGTTTTTATTACTTTAAGTTTGTATTTGGCCGTAACTCCCACGATTATTCTTGTACTGATGGCCCTTTCCTGGGGCACGTTGGCTGGTGCTTTCCTTGGCCCTTATTTATACGGTCTTTACTGGCGTAAAGCAACCAAGGCTGCAGCGTGGGCAGGTTTAATTATAGGCTTGGTTACTTCTTTGGGTTTAGCTTTTTATTTTAAATTGGATGCACTTTGGGTTCCTGTCAGTGGCTCCCTGGCGATGTTGCTGCCTTTAGGAATCATTCCTTTGGTGAGTTTCTTTACAAAGGCTTTCCCGGAGAGTCACTTGGAGAAGATTTTTGGGGAAGGAGAGTTTGCCAAAGAAAGTGAAGCTGAGAAAGGACTGAGTTTTTCCTCATGA
- a CDS encoding phenylacetate--CoA ligase, translating into MIWSPQDECISREALAEYQLARLKETITNVYEAKGFYYKRFRDLGFEPGDLKTVEDLRRFPFTTKEDLAQAYPYGFFIRPLKEIVRIHGSSGTKGKPTVVGYTRRDLEIWADLVARVVTQAGVEENDVAQICFGYGLFTGAFGLHYGLEKVGATVIPTSAGATERQLMLMQDFETTALISTPSYALHLAEVGEEMGIDFKSLKLRVGLFGAEGWTEEMRKQLEEKLFLKATDNYGLSEVMGPGVAGECLETSGMHVAEDHFLIEIIDPETGENLPAGKKGEIVITTLTREAMPLIRYRTKDISSITEEPCPCGRTTARISKISGRTDDMLIIRGVNVFPSQIESVLMEIDGLAPHYQIVIKKRGYLDELEVLVEVSPALFTDRYRDLEVWERKIERKLYNVLSLTAKVRLVEPKTIERSAGKAKRVVDLRDQN; encoded by the coding sequence ATGATTTGGTCGCCGCAAGATGAATGTATTTCTCGTGAAGCTTTAGCCGAATATCAGTTGGCCCGGCTGAAAGAAACCATCACTAATGTTTACGAGGCCAAGGGATTTTACTATAAAAGGTTTCGGGATCTAGGGTTTGAGCCCGGTGACTTGAAAACCGTTGAGGATCTCCGCCGTTTCCCTTTTACAACCAAAGAAGATCTTGCCCAGGCTTATCCTTATGGTTTCTTTATTCGTCCCTTGAAGGAAATTGTAAGAATCCACGGGTCCTCGGGGACAAAGGGCAAACCGACTGTTGTGGGGTACACACGCCGCGACCTGGAAATCTGGGCCGATCTGGTTGCCCGTGTTGTTACTCAGGCAGGAGTGGAAGAAAACGACGTTGCTCAGATTTGCTTTGGGTATGGGTTATTTACTGGCGCCTTCGGGCTTCATTACGGCCTGGAAAAAGTAGGGGCAACAGTTATTCCTACTTCAGCGGGGGCAACGGAGCGGCAGTTGATGTTAATGCAGGATTTCGAGACAACTGCTTTAATAAGCACTCCTTCTTACGCCCTCCACCTGGCTGAGGTAGGGGAAGAGATGGGAATTGATTTTAAATCCCTGAAGCTTCGTGTGGGGCTTTTTGGCGCTGAGGGTTGGACCGAAGAAATGCGAAAACAATTGGAGGAGAAGTTGTTTTTAAAGGCTACCGATAATTACGGGTTGAGTGAGGTAATGGGTCCCGGGGTGGCCGGAGAGTGTTTGGAAACATCGGGCATGCATGTGGCCGAGGACCATTTTCTCATTGAAATCATTGATCCCGAGACGGGGGAAAATTTACCGGCGGGGAAGAAAGGCGAAATTGTCATTACCACGTTAACCCGTGAGGCCATGCCCTTGATACGCTACCGAACAAAAGATATCTCTTCTATAACCGAAGAGCCTTGCCCTTGTGGACGTACAACTGCAAGGATCTCAAAGATCAGCGGAAGAACCGATGATATGTTGATTATCCGGGGGGTTAATGTTTTCCCTTCCCAGATCGAAAGCGTCCTCATGGAAATCGATGGTCTTGCTCCTCACTATCAAATCGTGATCAAAAAAAGGGGATATCTCGACGAACTGGAAGTATTGGTAGAAGTCTCTCCGGCCCTTTTTACCGACCGGTACCGTGACCTTGAAGTCTGGGAACGGAAAATTGAGCGCAAGCTGTATAACGTTTTAAGTCTTACGGCAAAGGTTCGTTTGGTCGAACCTAAAACAATAGAGCGAAGCGCAGGAAAAGCGAAGCGTGTAGTCGATTTAAGGGATCAAAACTAG